From the Amycolatopsis thermoflava N1165 genome, one window contains:
- a CDS encoding DUF397 domain-containing protein — MAEQFVNGMPAGALTGASWRKSARSGANGNCVEFAQLSTDRFAIRNSRYPEGPALIYTRDELAAFVAGAKDGEFDDVLN, encoded by the coding sequence ATGGCTGAGCAGTTCGTGAACGGCATGCCCGCCGGCGCCCTCACCGGCGCGTCCTGGCGCAAGAGCGCACGCAGCGGAGCCAACGGCAACTGCGTCGAGTTCGCCCAGCTGTCCACGGACCGGTTCGCCATCAGAAACTCCCGCTACCCCGAAGGCCCCGCGCTCATCTACACCCGCGACGAACTGGCCGCGTTCGTCGCGGGGGCGAAGGACGGCGAGTTCGACGATGTCCTCAACTGA
- a CDS encoding helix-turn-helix domain-containing protein: protein MAPIDLPGSEQATGPTARRMILGTQLRRLREKAGITRAKAAWEIRASESKISRMELGRVGFKERDVTDLLTMYGVHDPAEREWAVKMVKESNQPGWWHPYNDLVPGWFDNYIGLEEAASRIRTYELMFVPGLLQTERYARAVISHGDPDSRDEGVERKVGLRMRRQKLLSGPKPPRLWAVLDEAVLERPFGGAAVLKQQISHLLELIELPNVTIQVIPFDMSWFAAESAFSLLQFAEPDLPNIAYVEHLNGAQYLEKPEDLEVYGRAFDRLAVDAETPDRTRQMLLKKREEL from the coding sequence ATGGCTCCCATCGACCTCCCCGGCTCCGAACAGGCCACCGGCCCGACGGCTCGCCGGATGATCCTCGGCACCCAGCTCCGCCGCCTGCGTGAGAAGGCGGGCATCACGCGCGCCAAGGCGGCATGGGAGATCCGCGCGTCCGAGTCGAAGATCAGCCGGATGGAGCTGGGTCGCGTCGGCTTCAAGGAACGCGACGTCACCGACCTGCTGACCATGTACGGCGTCCACGACCCGGCCGAGCGGGAATGGGCCGTCAAGATGGTCAAGGAGTCCAACCAGCCCGGCTGGTGGCACCCCTACAACGACCTCGTCCCCGGCTGGTTCGACAACTACATCGGCCTGGAGGAGGCTGCCTCCCGGATCCGCACGTACGAGCTGATGTTCGTGCCCGGCCTGCTGCAGACCGAGCGCTACGCGCGTGCGGTGATCAGCCACGGCGACCCGGACAGCCGGGACGAGGGCGTCGAGCGCAAGGTGGGCCTGCGGATGCGCCGCCAGAAGCTGCTCAGCGGGCCGAAGCCGCCGCGGCTGTGGGCGGTCCTGGACGAGGCCGTGCTGGAGCGGCCGTTCGGCGGCGCCGCCGTCCTCAAGCAGCAGATCAGCCACCTGCTGGAGCTCATCGAGCTGCCCAACGTCACCATCCAGGTCATCCCGTTCGACATGAGCTGGTTCGCCGCGGAAAGCGCCTTCTCGCTGCTGCAGTTCGCCGAGCCGGACCTGCCGAACATCGCCTACGTCGAGCACCTCAACGGCGCGCAGTACCTGGAGAAGCCGGAGGACCTGGAGGTCTACGGCCGCGCGTTCGACCGGCTCGCCGTCGACGCGGAAACACCCGATCGGACCCGGCAGATGCTGTTGAAGAAGCGGGAAGAGCTTTAG
- a CDS encoding VanZ family protein — MGILVSSFGVLAPVTIIASPFALFAWRFLARRRSRTRPMWVAASTAGIDVGAVLLAALVLALTMIPVGASRTSSLHLVPGSDILTEFTDDGSLWQIAGNLLLLAPLGALLPLRLARLHSVARVAWAALAASAAIELTQFALHLGRVTSTDDVLLNTLGAAAGATLSCGWMRDREALGIPAPRQSAPGKRPVGV; from the coding sequence GTGGGGATTCTGGTCTCGAGCTTCGGGGTGCTGGCCCCGGTCACGATCATCGCCAGTCCGTTCGCCCTGTTCGCGTGGCGGTTCCTGGCCCGTCGGCGGAGCCGGACCAGGCCGATGTGGGTCGCCGCGTCGACCGCCGGGATCGACGTCGGCGCCGTCCTGCTCGCCGCGCTGGTGCTGGCGCTCACCATGATCCCGGTCGGCGCGAGCCGGACCAGCTCGCTGCACCTGGTGCCGGGCTCGGACATCCTGACCGAGTTCACCGACGACGGCTCGCTGTGGCAGATCGCCGGAAACCTGCTGTTGCTGGCTCCGCTCGGCGCGCTGCTGCCGCTGCGGCTGGCCCGCCTGCACTCCGTCGCGCGGGTGGCGTGGGCCGCGCTGGCCGCGTCCGCGGCGATCGAGCTGACCCAGTTCGCCCTGCACCTCGGCCGCGTCACCTCCACCGACGACGTCCTGCTGAACACCCTGGGCGCGGCGGCCGGAGCCACCCTGAGCTGCGGTTGGATGCGGGATCGCGAGGCGCTCGGGATTCCCGCGCCGCGTCAGTCCGCGCCCGGCAAGCGCCCGGTGGGGGTCTGA
- a CDS encoding DinB family protein: MNLNRLLRDQIDWHWTNQLRDRLAGLTDDEYFWEPAPGSWNVRPRGTGTAPVQAGAGSVTIDFAFPEPDPAPITTIAWRLGHVIVGVLAVRNAAHFGRTPTDYQSFEYAPTADEALAQLDAEYTMWMKGVESLGEEGLARPCGEAEGPYAEWPMAALVLHINRELIHHLSEVSLLRDLYLHTRIHQEAN; this comes from the coding sequence ATGAACCTGAACCGACTGCTCCGCGACCAGATCGACTGGCACTGGACCAACCAGTTGCGCGACCGTCTCGCCGGGCTCACCGACGACGAGTACTTCTGGGAACCCGCGCCGGGCAGCTGGAACGTGCGCCCGCGCGGCACCGGCACCGCGCCGGTGCAGGCCGGGGCCGGGTCGGTGACCATCGACTTCGCGTTCCCGGAACCCGACCCGGCCCCGATCACGACGATCGCCTGGCGCCTCGGGCACGTGATCGTCGGCGTGCTCGCGGTGCGCAACGCCGCCCACTTCGGCCGCACCCCCACCGACTACCAGTCGTTCGAGTACGCGCCGACCGCCGACGAGGCGCTGGCCCAGCTCGACGCCGAGTACACGATGTGGATGAAGGGTGTGGAGTCGCTCGGCGAAGAGGGCCTCGCGCGCCCGTGCGGCGAGGCCGAGGGGCCGTACGCTGAATGGCCGATGGCCGCGCTGGTCCTGCACATCAACCGCGAGCTGATCCACCACCTGTCCGAAGTGTCCCTGCTCCGCGACCTGTACCTGCACACCCGGATCCACCAGGAGGCGAACTGA
- a CDS encoding SAM-dependent methyltransferase, protein MSGATAPYPSAVPVGVDPTRASIARVYDAALNGKDNYEIDRQVLAQVRTVAPQVNDLAWANRDFLIRSCRFLAMQAGIDQFLDLGSGLPTAENTHQVVQRVHPEAKVLYVDNDPVVLAHGRALLEENDRTHFVAADIFQPEQILEHPEIREFLDFSRPIALLQIGTWHHYLGDDGGQKMATYIDALAPGSYVSIAHFYNPGTPEHAELAAKMEEKFVHSPMGSGRFRTREEIQALFPGLEMVEPGLVLCDDWWPDGPRLQPLNLVRQCIAGGVGRKP, encoded by the coding sequence ATGTCCGGTGCCACCGCTCCCTATCCGAGTGCAGTTCCCGTAGGTGTGGACCCGACGAGGGCGAGCATCGCGCGCGTGTACGACGCCGCGCTCAACGGCAAGGACAACTACGAGATCGACCGGCAGGTGCTGGCGCAGGTCCGCACCGTCGCCCCGCAGGTCAACGACCTGGCCTGGGCCAACCGGGACTTCCTGATCCGCTCCTGCCGGTTCCTGGCCATGCAGGCCGGGATCGACCAGTTCCTCGACCTCGGCTCCGGGCTGCCGACTGCCGAGAACACCCACCAGGTCGTGCAGCGGGTGCACCCCGAGGCGAAGGTCCTCTACGTCGACAACGACCCGGTGGTGCTCGCGCACGGCCGCGCGCTGCTCGAGGAGAACGACCGCACCCACTTCGTCGCCGCGGACATCTTCCAGCCGGAGCAGATCCTGGAGCACCCGGAGATCCGCGAGTTCCTGGACTTCTCCCGGCCGATCGCGCTGCTGCAGATCGGCACCTGGCACCACTACCTCGGCGACGACGGCGGCCAGAAGATGGCCACCTACATCGACGCGCTGGCCCCCGGTTCGTACGTCTCCATCGCCCACTTCTACAACCCGGGCACACCGGAGCACGCCGAGCTGGCCGCGAAGATGGAGGAAAAGTTCGTCCACAGCCCGATGGGCAGCGGCCGGTTCCGGACCAGGGAGGAGATCCAGGCCCTGTTCCCCGGCCTGGAGATGGTCGAGCCCGGCCTCGTCCTGTGCGACGACTGGTGGCCGGACGGCCCGCGGCTGCAGCCGCTGAACCTCGTCCGCCAGTGCATCGCCGGCGGCGTCGGCCGCAAACCCTAG
- a CDS encoding 3-hydroxybutyryl-CoA dehydrogenase yields MADIQRVGVVGAGLMGSGIAEVHARAGADVTITEVNQPALDAGRARIEKSLQRAVKAGKLSAEDADAALGRLTFTTDIASFADRDLVIEAVIEQEQAKVEVFRSLDKIVERPDAVFASNTSSIPIMKLGMATSRPQQVIGIHFFNPVPVLPLVELVPSLLTGEDTVKRADEHVTGSLGKTVIRSQDRAGFIVNALLVPYLLSAIRMIESGFASAEDIDRGMELGTAHPMGPLRLSDLIGLDTIKAIAESMYEEFKEPLYSPPPLLLRMVDAGLLGKKSGRGFYSYS; encoded by the coding sequence ATGGCGGACATCCAGCGAGTAGGCGTGGTCGGAGCCGGTTTGATGGGCTCCGGGATCGCCGAGGTGCACGCGCGTGCGGGTGCGGACGTGACGATCACCGAGGTCAACCAGCCGGCGCTCGACGCCGGTCGCGCGCGCATCGAGAAGTCGCTGCAGCGCGCGGTCAAGGCGGGCAAGCTGAGCGCCGAGGACGCCGACGCGGCGCTCGGGCGGCTCACTTTCACCACCGACATCGCCTCCTTCGCCGACCGCGACCTCGTGATCGAGGCCGTGATCGAGCAGGAGCAGGCGAAGGTCGAGGTGTTCCGCTCGCTCGACAAGATCGTCGAGCGGCCGGACGCGGTGTTCGCCTCGAACACCTCATCCATCCCGATCATGAAGCTGGGCATGGCGACGAGCCGTCCGCAGCAGGTGATCGGCATCCACTTCTTCAACCCGGTCCCGGTGCTGCCGCTGGTCGAGCTGGTGCCGTCGCTGCTGACCGGTGAGGACACCGTGAAGCGCGCGGACGAGCACGTGACCGGCTCGCTCGGCAAGACGGTGATCCGGTCGCAGGACCGCGCCGGGTTCATCGTGAACGCGCTGCTCGTGCCGTACCTGCTGTCGGCGATCCGGATGATCGAGTCGGGCTTCGCCTCGGCCGAGGACATCGACCGCGGCATGGAGCTGGGCACCGCGCACCCGATGGGTCCGCTGCGCCTGTCCGACCTGATCGGGCTGGACACGATCAAGGCGATCGCGGAGTCGATGTACGAGGAGTTCAAGGAGCCCCTCTACTCGCCGCCGCCGCTGCTGCTGCGCATGGTCGACGCCGGGCTGCTGGGCAAGAAGAGCGGCCGCGGCTTCTACTCCTACTCCTGA
- a CDS encoding type VII secretion system-associated protein, which translates to MAQRDEADRLLPNPQPEHKTGKPKITEEMRANARANPNSWLYVIDEAFDPNGPVPSWAVVGAYPVNGSGNIVEDFHPNDRYRPSPKALGFPEPRNDLERLLQLVRTNHRPASDLPPVILDSTLFVYALAPMQRTVIGFHNTDGRVLVPAYTSKSLVPPEWPHARAVLGRDMVPLLAGHAVAINPHDVVTAVVPAEHLVAALEQEQKD; encoded by the coding sequence ATGGCGCAGCGGGACGAGGCGGATCGGCTTCTACCCAATCCTCAGCCCGAGCACAAGACGGGCAAGCCCAAGATCACCGAGGAGATGCGCGCCAACGCCAGGGCGAACCCGAACAGCTGGCTCTACGTGATCGACGAGGCGTTCGACCCCAACGGGCCGGTGCCGTCGTGGGCCGTCGTGGGCGCGTACCCGGTCAACGGCAGCGGCAACATCGTGGAGGACTTCCACCCCAACGACCGCTACCGGCCGTCGCCGAAGGCGCTCGGGTTCCCGGAGCCGCGCAACGACCTGGAGCGGCTGCTGCAGCTGGTCCGGACCAACCACCGGCCGGCGAGCGACCTGCCGCCGGTGATCCTCGACTCGACGCTGTTCGTCTACGCGCTCGCGCCCATGCAGCGCACCGTCATCGGGTTCCACAACACCGACGGCCGCGTCCTGGTGCCCGCGTACACGTCGAAGTCGCTGGTGCCGCCGGAGTGGCCGCACGCGAGGGCGGTCCTCGGCCGCGACATGGTGCCGCTGCTCGCGGGTCACGCGGTGGCGATCAACCCGCACGACGTGGTGACCGCGGTGGTGCCTGCCGAGCACCTGGTGGCCGCGCTCGAGCAGGAGCAAAAAGACTAA
- the purM gene encoding phosphoribosylformylglycinamidine cyclo-ligase, with protein MSESTSATYAAAGVDIEAGDQAVELLKPHAERASRPEVLGGVGGFAGLFSLKLDRWKEPVLASSTDGVGTKIAVAQALDKHDTVGIDLVAMVVDDLVVTGAEPLFLQDYIAVGRVVPEKIAALVAGIAEGCVQAGCALLGGETAEHPGLMGEHDYDISATGVGVVEASEVLGPERVRPGDVVIGMGASGLHSNGYSLARHVLLEIARMPLEGHVEEFGRTLGEEMLEPTRIYAKDCLALAAEADVRTFAHITGGGLEANLARVIPAGLRAELERSTWTPAPVFALIQQRGKVERAEMEKTFNMGVGMVAVVGSEDVDRALAVLTARHVPAWVLGEIRTTEDTEAPRAVLTGDHPRF; from the coding sequence GTGAGCGAGTCCACGAGCGCAACCTATGCCGCAGCCGGCGTCGACATCGAAGCCGGTGACCAGGCGGTCGAGCTGCTGAAACCGCACGCGGAGCGCGCGAGCAGGCCCGAGGTGCTTGGCGGGGTCGGCGGGTTCGCCGGGTTGTTCTCCCTCAAGCTGGACCGGTGGAAGGAGCCGGTGCTCGCGTCGTCCACCGACGGTGTCGGCACGAAGATCGCGGTCGCGCAGGCGCTCGACAAGCACGACACGGTCGGCATCGACCTCGTCGCGATGGTCGTGGACGACCTGGTCGTCACCGGCGCCGAGCCGCTGTTCCTGCAGGACTACATCGCCGTCGGCCGGGTCGTGCCGGAGAAGATCGCCGCGCTGGTCGCGGGCATCGCCGAGGGCTGCGTCCAGGCGGGCTGCGCGTTGCTGGGCGGCGAGACCGCCGAGCACCCCGGCCTGATGGGTGAGCACGACTACGACATCTCGGCCACCGGGGTCGGCGTGGTCGAGGCGTCCGAGGTGCTCGGGCCGGAGCGGGTGCGCCCCGGTGACGTGGTCATCGGCATGGGCGCGTCCGGGCTGCACTCCAACGGTTACTCGCTGGCCAGGCACGTGCTGCTGGAGATCGCGCGGATGCCGCTGGAGGGGCACGTCGAGGAGTTCGGCCGCACCCTCGGCGAGGAGATGCTCGAGCCGACCCGGATCTACGCCAAGGACTGCCTGGCGCTGGCCGCCGAGGCCGACGTTCGCACGTTCGCGCACATCACCGGTGGCGGGCTGGAGGCCAACCTGGCGCGGGTCATCCCGGCCGGGCTGCGCGCCGAGCTGGAGCGGAGCACGTGGACGCCGGCGCCGGTGTTCGCGTTGATCCAGCAGCGCGGCAAGGTCGAGCGGGCCGAGATGGAGAAGACGTTCAACATGGGCGTCGGCATGGTCGCGGTGGTCGGGTCCGAAGACGTCGACCGGGCGCTGGCGGTGCTGACCGCGCGGCACGTGCCGGCGTGGGTGCTGGGCGAGATCCGCACGACCGAGGACACCGAGGCCCCGCGCGCGGTGCTGACCGGTGACCACCCCCGGTTCTGA
- a CDS encoding helix-turn-helix transcriptional regulator, which yields MSVEATVERVLRLLALLQRRPSWTAAELAAELGVTDRSVRRDVERLRAVGYPVHATAGVGGGYQLGAGTRLPPLLLDDEEAIATAVSLRLASGGTVAGAGDAALRALAKLDQVMPPRLRAEVRAVHGATETLVAGIEIDAELLVTLARACRDAVRVRFRYSSRGSEDRERTVEPVRMVATNRRWYLMAWDVDRDDWRTFRLDRMREVTATTWRFRPREHPDPVAYVQRSVSAAPYRYLAKVRLRAGAEEVRDLVPPQVGRVEEDRDGWCLLVAGGDQLDWLAVHVARLGYEAEILEPPELREAAARLAERVAAMAGDTQTPTGRLPGAD from the coding sequence ATGAGCGTGGAAGCCACCGTCGAGCGGGTCTTGCGGCTGCTGGCGCTGCTGCAGCGGCGGCCGTCCTGGACCGCCGCCGAACTCGCCGCGGAGCTGGGCGTCACCGACCGCTCGGTGCGCCGTGACGTGGAGCGTCTGCGCGCGGTCGGCTACCCGGTGCACGCCACGGCGGGCGTCGGCGGCGGCTACCAGCTCGGCGCGGGCACCCGGTTGCCGCCGCTGCTCCTCGACGACGAAGAGGCCATCGCGACCGCGGTGTCGCTCCGGCTGGCGTCCGGCGGCACGGTCGCCGGGGCCGGCGACGCGGCGCTGCGGGCGCTCGCGAAGCTCGACCAGGTCATGCCGCCGCGGCTGCGCGCCGAGGTGCGGGCGGTGCACGGAGCCACCGAGACGCTCGTCGCGGGCATCGAGATCGACGCGGAATTGCTGGTCACGCTCGCCCGCGCGTGCCGGGACGCGGTGCGGGTGCGGTTCCGGTACTCCAGCCGGGGCAGCGAGGACCGCGAGCGCACGGTCGAGCCGGTGCGCATGGTCGCCACCAACCGCCGCTGGTACCTGATGGCCTGGGACGTCGACCGCGACGACTGGCGCACTTTCCGGCTGGACCGGATGCGCGAGGTGACGGCGACGACCTGGCGCTTCCGGCCGCGCGAGCACCCCGACCCGGTGGCGTACGTGCAGCGGTCGGTCAGCGCCGCGCCGTACCGCTACCTCGCCAAGGTGCGGCTGCGGGCCGGCGCCGAGGAGGTGCGGGACCTGGTGCCGCCGCAGGTCGGGCGCGTCGAGGAGGACCGGGACGGGTGGTGCCTGCTCGTCGCGGGCGGCGACCAGCTGGACTGGCTGGCCGTGCACGTCGCCCGGCTGGGCTACGAGGCGGAGATCCTCGAACCGCCGGAGCTGCGCGAGGCCGCGGCCCGGCTCGCCGAACGCGTCGCCGCGATGGCCGGGGACACTCAGACCCCCACCGGGCGCTTGCCGGGCGCGGACTGA
- a CDS encoding sterol carrier family protein, translating to MPAPRPVDPAELRAALQVVSAWLSGEADRPARPELAAAVRLSLRTLAQDAPGRSVEVRVPPFAAVQCVEGLRHTRGTPPNVVETDPRTWLELATGRLEWTDAVREGRVTASGTRADLSHWLPIVRL from the coding sequence ATGCCCGCACCGCGTCCGGTTGACCCCGCTGAGTTGAGAGCCGCGCTGCAGGTCGTTTCGGCTTGGTTGAGCGGAGAAGCCGACCGGCCTGCCCGCCCGGAGCTCGCCGCGGCCGTCCGGCTGAGCCTGCGCACGCTCGCCCAGGACGCCCCCGGCAGGAGTGTCGAGGTGCGGGTGCCGCCGTTCGCGGCGGTGCAGTGCGTCGAGGGGCTGCGGCACACCCGCGGCACGCCGCCGAACGTGGTCGAGACGGACCCGCGGACGTGGCTGGAACTGGCCACGGGCCGTCTCGAATGGACGGACGCGGTGCGGGAGGGCCGGGTCACGGCGTCCGGGACCCGGGCCGACCTCTCGCACTGGTTGCCGATAGTGCGCCTCTAG
- the arfB gene encoding alternative ribosome rescue aminoacyl-tRNA hydrolase ArfB, protein MTTPGSDLQVSRRLVIPAAELRERFSRSSGPGGQGVNTTDSRVELSFDVARSPSIPDDLRPRLLERLRSRLVDGVLTIAASEHRAQLANREAARERLVAVLRAAAAPPPPPRRPTKPSRGAKERRLAEKKRRGDVKRGRRGRFDD, encoded by the coding sequence GTGACCACCCCCGGTTCTGACCTGCAGGTTTCCCGGCGGCTGGTGATCCCGGCCGCCGAGCTGCGCGAACGGTTCTCCCGCTCGTCCGGGCCCGGTGGTCAGGGCGTGAACACCACGGACTCGCGGGTCGAGCTGTCCTTCGACGTGGCCCGGTCGCCGTCCATTCCGGACGATCTGCGGCCGCGGTTGCTGGAGCGGTTGCGGTCGCGCCTGGTCGACGGGGTGCTGACGATCGCGGCCAGCGAGCACCGCGCACAGCTGGCCAACCGCGAGGCCGCGCGCGAGCGGCTGGTGGCGGTTCTGCGCGCAGCGGCCGCGCCACCCCCGCCGCCGCGCCGCCCCACCAAACCGTCGCGCGGCGCGAAGGAGCGACGGCTGGCGGAGAAGAAGCGCCGGGGCGACGTCAAGCGCGGCCGCCGCGGCAGGTTCGACGACTAG
- a CDS encoding Gfo/Idh/MocA family protein produces the protein MDEPLRVGLVGAGPWARTVHAPGLADHPSTRLSAVFTRREEAARELAQPYDAEVCTSLDDLLGQVDAVAFAVPPSTQAELAVEAAKAGKHVILEKPIAADVAGAERLADAVAGAGVASLVMLTLRYATATRDWLAGLAAAGGWSGGGVRWLSGGLLGGAYAASPWRQADGGTLADVGPHAFDLLDAALGTIERVRSAHRGPNDLWHVVFEHAGGALSSATLSLRLPMRPTVVEFAVYGEHGYRTLGRKEGGAAQSYTAMLDDFAAMVDTGTTSHPCDVHRGLHIQRLLENALSLAR, from the coding sequence GTGGACGAACCGCTGCGCGTCGGGCTGGTCGGCGCGGGTCCGTGGGCCCGCACCGTGCACGCGCCCGGCCTGGCCGACCACCCGTCGACGCGGTTGAGCGCGGTGTTCACGCGCCGCGAGGAGGCCGCGCGGGAGCTGGCGCAGCCGTACGACGCCGAGGTGTGCACCAGCCTGGACGACCTGCTCGGCCAGGTCGACGCCGTCGCCTTCGCGGTGCCGCCGTCGACGCAGGCCGAGCTGGCGGTCGAGGCGGCCAAGGCGGGCAAGCACGTCATCCTGGAGAAGCCGATCGCCGCGGACGTCGCGGGCGCCGAGCGGCTGGCCGACGCCGTGGCCGGCGCGGGCGTGGCGAGCCTGGTGATGCTGACCCTGCGCTACGCCACCGCGACGCGGGACTGGCTGGCCGGTCTCGCCGCGGCGGGCGGCTGGAGCGGCGGTGGCGTGCGGTGGCTGTCCGGCGGTCTGCTCGGCGGCGCGTACGCGGCGTCGCCGTGGCGGCAGGCGGACGGCGGCACGCTGGCCGACGTCGGGCCGCACGCCTTCGACCTGCTCGACGCCGCGCTCGGCACGATCGAGCGGGTGCGCTCGGCGCACCGCGGGCCCAACGACCTGTGGCACGTCGTCTTCGAGCACGCGGGTGGCGCACTGAGCTCGGCCACGTTGTCGTTGCGGCTGCCGATGCGGCCGACGGTCGTCGAGTTCGCCGTCTACGGCGAGCACGGCTACCGCACGCTGGGCCGCAAGGAGGGCGGCGCCGCCCAGTCCTACACCGCGATGCTCGACGACTTCGCCGCGATGGTCGACACCGGCACCACGTCCCACCCGTGCGACGTGCACCGTGGCCTGCACATCCAGCGGCTGCTGGAAAACGCCCTGTCACTCGCGCGTTAA
- a CDS encoding VOC family protein — MAREIQVTFDCADPAAVSAFWAEALGYELQAPPAGFDSWDQALEAMGVPPERRNDASAVVDPDGKGPRLFFQKVPEGKTVKNRVHLDVRAAPGLRGDERMAALEAEAERLTAHGAKRIHRREPAPPMAFGHIVMADIEGNEFCLD; from the coding sequence ATGGCCCGCGAAATCCAGGTCACCTTCGACTGCGCCGACCCGGCCGCGGTCTCCGCGTTCTGGGCCGAGGCCCTCGGCTACGAGCTGCAGGCCCCGCCCGCCGGGTTCGACTCGTGGGACCAGGCGCTGGAGGCGATGGGCGTGCCGCCGGAGCGGCGCAACGACGCCTCCGCGGTGGTCGACCCCGACGGCAAGGGCCCACGGCTGTTCTTCCAGAAGGTGCCCGAGGGCAAGACGGTGAAGAACCGGGTGCACCTCGACGTGCGCGCGGCCCCCGGCCTCCGGGGCGACGAGCGGATGGCAGCGCTGGAAGCGGAAGCCGAGCGACTGACCGCCCACGGCGCGAAGCGGATCCACCGCCGGGAGCCGGCGCCGCCGATGGCGTTCGGGCACATCGTCATGGCCGACATCGAGGGCAACGAGTTCTGCCTGGACTAG
- the purF gene encoding amidophosphoribosyltransferase → MVSHHIDDQPEREPREECGVFGVWAPGEEVAKMAYYGLYALQHRGQEAAGISVSDGKQIVVFKDLGLVSQVFDEQVLSSLQGHIAVGHCRYSTTGSSTWENAQPMFRHTATGSGISFAHNGNLVNTAELRDRTRAAGLKPHRELTGSSSDSDLVVGLLADAAADKGTEAAALDLLPTLRGAFCLVFADESTLYAARDPHGVRPLVLGRLERGWVVASETAALDIVGASFVREVEPGELIAIDAEGLRSSRFASPEPKGCVFEYVYLARPDTSIAGRSVHATRVDIGKRLAAENPVEADLVIPVPESGTPAAIGYAQASGIPYGQGLVKNGYVGRTFIQPSQTIRQLGIRLKLNPLRDVIRGKRLVVVDDSIVRGNTQRALVRMLREAGALEVHVRIASPPVRWPCFYGIDFASRAELVANGADLEGIRRLIGADSLGYVSLDSLVAASEQPKTRLCTACFDGQYPIPLPDDALIGKYVLEGLDPADARTVTQAGYGAEDAVRRP, encoded by the coding sequence GTGGTTTCCCACCACATCGACGACCAGCCCGAGCGCGAACCGCGAGAAGAGTGCGGTGTCTTCGGTGTCTGGGCCCCCGGTGAAGAAGTCGCGAAGATGGCCTATTACGGCCTGTACGCGCTCCAGCACCGTGGGCAAGAAGCCGCCGGCATCTCGGTCTCGGACGGCAAGCAGATCGTGGTCTTCAAGGACCTCGGACTGGTCAGCCAGGTGTTCGACGAGCAGGTGCTCTCCTCGCTGCAGGGGCACATCGCGGTCGGGCACTGCCGGTACTCCACCACCGGGTCCTCGACCTGGGAGAACGCCCAGCCGATGTTCCGCCACACGGCGACCGGCAGCGGCATCTCCTTCGCCCACAACGGCAACCTGGTCAACACCGCCGAGCTGCGGGACCGCACCCGCGCCGCGGGCCTCAAGCCGCACCGCGAGCTGACCGGCTCCTCCAGCGACTCCGACCTGGTCGTCGGCCTGCTCGCGGACGCCGCCGCGGACAAGGGCACCGAGGCCGCCGCGCTGGACCTGCTGCCCACCCTGCGCGGCGCGTTCTGCCTGGTCTTCGCCGACGAGTCGACGCTGTACGCCGCCCGCGACCCGCACGGCGTGCGCCCGCTGGTGCTCGGCAGGCTGGAGCGCGGCTGGGTCGTCGCGAGCGAGACCGCGGCGCTGGACATCGTCGGCGCGTCGTTCGTCCGCGAGGTCGAGCCGGGCGAGCTGATCGCCATCGACGCCGAGGGCCTGCGGTCCTCGCGCTTCGCCAGCCCGGAGCCCAAGGGCTGCGTCTTCGAATACGTCTACCTGGCCCGGCCGGACACCTCCATCGCCGGCCGCAGCGTGCACGCCACCCGCGTGGACATCGGCAAGCGGCTGGCCGCGGAGAACCCGGTCGAGGCCGACCTGGTCATCCCGGTGCCGGAGTCCGGCACCCCCGCGGCGATCGGGTACGCGCAGGCCAGCGGCATCCCGTACGGCCAGGGCCTGGTCAAGAACGGCTACGTCGGCCGCACCTTCATCCAGCCCTCGCAGACCATCCGCCAGCTGGGCATCCGCCTCAAGCTGAACCCGCTGCGCGACGTGATCCGCGGCAAGCGGCTGGTCGTGGTGGACGACTCGATCGTCCGCGGCAACACCCAGCGCGCCCTGGTGCGGATGCTGCGCGAGGCCGGCGCGCTCGAGGTGCACGTCCGGATCGCGTCGCCGCCGGTGCGCTGGCCGTGCTTCTACGGCATCGACTTCGCATCCCGGGCCGAGCTGGTGGCCAACGGCGCCGACCTGGAGGGCATCCGCCGCCTGATCGGCGCCGACTCGCTGGGCTACGTCTCGCTGGACAGCCTGGTCGCCGCGTCCGAGCAGCCGAAGACCCGGCTGTGCACGGCCTGCTTCGACGGCCAGTACCCGATTCCGCTGCCGGACGACGCGCTGATCGGCAAGTACGTGCTGGAAGGGCTCGACCCGGCGGATGCCAGGACCGTCACCCAGGCCGGGTACGGTGCTGAGGATGCCGTCCGGCGTCCGTGA